The following coding sequences lie in one Agrobacterium vitis genomic window:
- a CDS encoding GMC family oxidoreductase, with protein MSELKRFYDVIIIGSGVGGGALANRLAESGRNILMVERGPRLPREDDNWSVDAVFHQKKYATTEEWRDKDGQSFRPSTFYYVGGNSKFFGAATLRFRREDFEDLPHEGGIAPAWPVSYDEFEPYYAVAERLMGTHGTAGIDPTEPPRSGPMPHPAIGHEPEIAFFEKKLKERGLHPFPLPIAIDYHQGGSCIRCRTCDGFACKLGAKGDAEVRLVNPALARGKGKIELVTEAFVHRLLTDPTGKMVTGVELTHAGEKKRIEADLFVSSAGAINSAALLLRSANQVHKRGIGNSMSDQLGRNYMAHNNTALMAISPFKKNRVIFQKSMAINDYYLANTEKPYPLGNIQGLGKLQGGMLTAGAAWAPEWLMSIFADRSVDWWLMSEDLPDPENRVTVDPDGRIRLSYTANNLKSHNELVKVWSRHMRALGYPLIITNKMDIKVSMHQCGTARFGKAPETSVLDTHCKVWDVDNLYVVDASFLPSSTAVNPSLTIVAQAQRTAEHILAQWGETTVTPQASPTVA; from the coding sequence ATGAGTGAGTTGAAGCGATTTTACGACGTGATCATTATTGGATCAGGTGTCGGCGGCGGCGCGCTGGCAAACCGGTTAGCAGAGTCGGGCCGCAATATCCTGATGGTCGAACGTGGCCCACGGCTGCCACGCGAAGACGACAACTGGAGCGTCGATGCGGTTTTCCACCAGAAAAAATATGCAACGACGGAAGAATGGCGCGACAAGGATGGTCAGTCCTTCAGGCCCAGCACGTTTTATTATGTCGGCGGCAACAGCAAATTCTTCGGTGCCGCCACACTTCGCTTTCGCCGGGAGGATTTCGAGGATTTGCCGCATGAAGGTGGCATTGCCCCGGCTTGGCCGGTTTCCTACGATGAGTTTGAGCCCTATTATGCTGTGGCAGAACGGCTGATGGGGACGCATGGAACGGCGGGCATCGACCCGACCGAGCCGCCACGCTCCGGCCCCATGCCGCATCCGGCCATTGGCCATGAACCGGAAATTGCCTTCTTTGAAAAGAAACTGAAGGAAAGGGGGCTTCATCCCTTTCCGCTGCCGATTGCTATCGATTACCACCAAGGCGGCAGCTGTATCCGATGTCGGACCTGTGATGGTTTTGCCTGCAAGCTGGGCGCCAAGGGGGATGCGGAAGTCCGTCTCGTCAATCCAGCGCTCGCCCGTGGCAAAGGTAAAATCGAGCTTGTCACAGAAGCTTTCGTGCATCGCTTGCTGACCGATCCGACTGGCAAGATGGTGACGGGCGTTGAACTGACCCATGCGGGTGAGAAAAAGCGGATCGAAGCCGACCTGTTCGTCTCCAGTGCAGGTGCGATCAATTCGGCTGCCCTTCTCTTGCGATCAGCCAATCAGGTCCATAAGCGCGGCATCGGCAATAGCATGTCCGACCAGCTCGGCCGCAATTACATGGCGCATAACAATACGGCGTTGATGGCGATTTCGCCCTTCAAGAAGAACCGGGTCATCTTCCAGAAATCCATGGCGATCAACGATTATTATCTCGCCAATACCGAAAAACCCTACCCACTCGGCAATATCCAGGGGCTTGGCAAATTGCAGGGCGGCATGCTGACCGCTGGGGCGGCCTGGGCACCTGAATGGTTGATGTCGATCTTCGCCGACCGCAGTGTCGATTGGTGGCTGATGTCGGAGGATCTGCCCGATCCTGAAAACCGCGTCACCGTCGATCCGGATGGCCGCATTCGCCTGAGCTATACGGCCAACAATCTCAAATCGCACAATGAATTGGTGAAGGTCTGGTCACGTCATATGCGCGCGTTGGGCTATCCGCTGATCATCACCAACAAGATGGATATCAAGGTGTCCATGCATCAATGCGGCACCGCGCGCTTTGGAAAGGCACCGGAAACCTCGGTTCTGGACACGCATTGCAAGGTTTGGGATGTCGATAATCTCTATGTCGTCGATGCGTCCTTCCTGCCATCCTCCACCGCCGTCAATCCGTCGCTGACCATTGTCGCGCAGGCGCAGCGGACCGCCGAACATATTCTGGCCCAATGGGGCGAAACCACCGTTACGCCACAGGCTTCACCAACCGTGGCCTGA
- a CDS encoding altronate dehydratase family protein, whose translation MTVTSVSSPLLRLNMRDNVAVARLTLEPVALPELGGAQLSTRITQGHKVAITALQPGQAIIKYGQIIGFATQPIAVGDHVHTHNMAMGDVELAHEFCVDAQEPVFVPQPATFMGYLRENGEAGTRNYIAIVSSVNCSATVAKAVAQHYAQPGRLDDFANVDGVIALTHAGGCAINTATEGYLYLTRTLAGYATHANVGGVVMIGLGCETNQIPALLAAHGLTESDRFHTLTIQATGGTRKSIEAAIAAIDSMLPAVNALERAPQPVSKLKLALECGGSDGYSGISANPALGYAADLLVRHGGTACLAETPEIYGAEHLLTRRAKSPDVAQKLLERIEWWRDYAARGRAELNNNPSHGNKAGGLTTILEKSLGAVAKGGTTRLNAVYEYAERIVEPGFVFMDTPGYDPIAVTGQVAGGCNVICFTTGRGSVSGFKPAPSLKLATNTPMYERMQEDMDLNCGTIVTGDETVEAVGQRIFEAVIATASGERTVSEIYNYGDNEFVPWQVGAIM comes from the coding sequence ATGACAGTGACTTCGGTTTCTTCGCCGCTGCTTAGGCTCAATATGCGCGACAATGTTGCCGTTGCCCGGCTGACGCTGGAGCCGGTGGCGCTGCCCGAACTTGGCGGCGCGCAGCTCTCGACCCGGATCACCCAGGGACACAAGGTTGCCATCACGGCCCTTCAGCCGGGGCAGGCCATCATCAAATATGGCCAGATCATTGGCTTTGCCACACAGCCCATTGCCGTTGGCGATCATGTTCATACCCACAATATGGCGATGGGGGATGTGGAACTGGCCCATGAATTTTGCGTGGATGCGCAGGAGCCGGTTTTTGTGCCACAGCCCGCAACGTTTATGGGGTATCTGCGAGAGAATGGCGAGGCTGGTACGCGCAATTACATCGCCATCGTCTCTTCCGTGAACTGTTCCGCCACCGTGGCCAAGGCCGTGGCGCAGCATTATGCACAACCGGGCAGGCTTGACGATTTCGCCAATGTCGATGGTGTGATTGCACTCACCCATGCAGGTGGCTGTGCCATCAATACCGCGACGGAGGGGTATCTCTATCTCACCCGCACGCTGGCCGGATATGCCACCCATGCCAATGTCGGCGGCGTGGTGATGATCGGCCTTGGCTGCGAAACCAACCAGATTCCGGCTTTGCTTGCCGCTCATGGCCTCACCGAGAGCGATAGATTTCACACGCTGACCATCCAGGCGACCGGCGGCACCCGCAAATCCATTGAAGCCGCAATTGCGGCCATCGATTCAATGCTGCCCGCCGTCAATGCCTTGGAGCGCGCGCCGCAACCGGTGTCGAAGCTGAAATTGGCACTCGAATGCGGCGGATCGGATGGGTATTCCGGCATTTCCGCCAATCCGGCGCTTGGTTATGCCGCCGATCTGCTGGTGCGCCATGGTGGAACCGCCTGTCTGGCCGAGACACCTGAAATCTACGGCGCTGAACATCTGTTGACCCGGCGGGCCAAAAGCCCTGATGTGGCACAAAAGCTGCTGGAGCGCATCGAATGGTGGCGTGATTACGCGGCGCGGGGCAGGGCCGAGCTGAACAACAATCCATCCCATGGCAATAAAGCCGGTGGGCTTACCACAATTCTGGAGAAGTCGCTGGGTGCGGTGGCCAAAGGCGGCACGACCAGGCTCAACGCCGTCTATGAATATGCCGAGCGCATCGTGGAACCCGGCTTCGTCTTCATGGATACCCCTGGCTATGACCCGATTGCCGTGACCGGCCAGGTGGCGGGCGGCTGCAATGTCATCTGTTTCACCACCGGGCGCGGTTCGGTGTCTGGCTTCAAACCGGCGCCGTCGCTGAAGCTTGCCACCAACACACCGATGTATGAGCGGATGCAGGAAGACATGGACCTCAATTGCGGCACCATCGTCACCGGTGATGAGACGGTGGAGGCGGTCGGGCAACGGATTTTCGAGGCTGTGATCGCTACAGCCTCGGGAGAACGGACCGTGAGCGAGATCTACAATTACGGCGACAACGAATTCGTCCCCTGGCAGGTCGGCGCGATCATGTAA
- a CDS encoding GntR family transcriptional regulator yields the protein MRTEKMKTIPKAEQIYWLLRQAIVHLEMQPGAIISEKDLCAEFGVSRTPVREALQRLADEGLVDVFPHSGTYVSRISFTVAEEGFVIRRALEIESVRKAVANVTDRDVAQLKSIITQMQAILDSDQLDKYLDCDDAFHSAIATISGYPRIWKFITLAKVHLDRMRQLSAPVPGHLAVVTEQHDTIVRALASRNADQAELAMRIHLDSSFAVMAKMHEDQGALFDGKEGS from the coding sequence ATGCGTACGGAAAAAATGAAGACAATTCCCAAGGCTGAACAGATATATTGGTTGTTGCGGCAAGCCATCGTCCATCTAGAGATGCAACCGGGCGCGATTATCTCCGAAAAGGACCTCTGCGCCGAGTTCGGGGTGTCGCGTACCCCGGTTAGAGAGGCGTTGCAGCGGCTGGCGGATGAGGGTCTGGTGGATGTGTTTCCCCATTCCGGCACCTATGTCAGCCGTATTTCCTTCACCGTCGCGGAAGAGGGTTTTGTCATTCGCCGTGCGTTGGAAATCGAAAGTGTCAGAAAGGCTGTGGCCAATGTAACAGATCGCGACGTTGCGCAGCTGAAGTCGATCATTACGCAGATGCAGGCCATCCTCGATAGCGACCAGTTGGACAAATACCTGGATTGTGACGATGCCTTTCACAGTGCCATTGCCACGATCAGCGGCTATCCGCGTATCTGGAAGTTCATAACGCTCGCCAAGGTTCATCTCGACCGGATGCGCCAGCTCAGCGCACCTGTGCCGGGCCATCTGGCTGTGGTGACCGAGCAGCACGACACGATCGTGCGGGCGCTGGCCAGCCGCAATGCCGATCAGGCCGAGTTGGCCATGCGCATTCACCTCGATTCATCCTTCGCGGTCATGGCCAAAATGCATGAGGACCAGGGTGCGCTCTTTGATGGAAAGGAAGGCTCATGA
- a CDS encoding iron-containing alcohol dehydrogenase — protein MATINYLTRIEFNEGAISTLPALLAELGVKKPLIATDKGLVSTGLVAKVLDLFDETPAVFGGTPANPTEEAVTQAYDLYKSAGCDGIVGLGGGSSLDLAKAVRLLTGHAAPLAQYTAVEGGASKIHGRICPMIAVPTTSGTGSEVGRAAVIITKEGRKLGILSGHMLPSIALCDPELTYGLPPFLTAATGMDALSHCLETYMGPSVNPPADAIALDGLKRGFPAIRKVVANGGDRQARWDMMMTALEGAMAFQKGLGAVHALTHPLGAIRELNLHHGTLNAVLMPAVLRFNRSVIGAKWEVMADIVGGAPDEVTAALNQDIGMPSGLKAMGVTDAMMEKIAGEALKDHCHATNPRLASREDYLALLQESA, from the coding sequence ATGGCGACAATCAATTATTTGACGCGGATTGAATTCAACGAGGGCGCAATTTCCACATTGCCTGCGTTGCTGGCTGAACTTGGCGTGAAAAAGCCGCTGATTGCAACCGACAAGGGACTGGTTTCGACTGGCCTTGTTGCGAAAGTCCTCGACCTGTTTGATGAAACACCGGCGGTGTTTGGCGGCACTCCGGCCAATCCGACGGAAGAGGCTGTTACCCAAGCTTATGACCTCTATAAAAGCGCCGGATGCGACGGCATTGTCGGGCTCGGCGGCGGGTCATCGCTGGACCTGGCAAAAGCCGTCCGGCTTTTGACTGGCCACGCCGCACCACTGGCGCAATATACGGCGGTAGAAGGCGGTGCCTCAAAAATCCATGGGCGCATATGTCCGATGATAGCTGTACCGACCACCTCAGGCACCGGCTCGGAAGTCGGGCGCGCTGCCGTCATCATCACCAAGGAAGGCCGCAAACTTGGCATATTGAGCGGCCACATGCTGCCCTCTATTGCGCTCTGCGATCCTGAACTGACCTATGGCCTGCCGCCCTTCCTGACGGCGGCAACCGGCATGGATGCCCTCTCCCATTGCCTGGAAACCTATATGGGGCCATCCGTCAATCCTCCTGCCGATGCGATTGCGCTCGACGGATTGAAGCGGGGCTTTCCGGCCATTCGCAAGGTGGTTGCCAATGGAGGTGACCGGCAGGCGCGCTGGGACATGATGATGACTGCGCTCGAAGGGGCCATGGCCTTTCAGAAAGGTCTCGGTGCTGTCCATGCCCTGACCCATCCGCTGGGCGCCATCCGCGAGCTTAATCTGCACCATGGCACGCTGAATGCGGTGCTGATGCCCGCCGTGTTGCGCTTCAACCGTTCGGTCATCGGCGCGAAATGGGAGGTGATGGCAGACATCGTGGGTGGCGCGCCGGATGAGGTCACCGCAGCGCTGAACCAGGATATCGGCATGCCCTCCGGCCTGAAAGCCATGGGTGTGACGGACGCGATGATGGAAAAAATCGCCGGAGAAGCCCTGAAAGACCATTGCCATGCCACCAATCCCCGGCTCGCCAGCCGTGAGGATTACCTGGCGTTGCTCCAGGAATCGGCCTGA
- a CDS encoding sugar ABC transporter substrate-binding protein, with the protein MSDFEETRDRGRFMGDLKLSRRGVLSAGAALTVAAALSRPRLAGAEDLKFCASLGWTVWESGRHIVNGYKDAVSRLGGTLTIADANYDIKKQADQIASFVASKPAAIFITPADAAAISPAVQAAVASGIPIFCGDSYVPNTTVTSTAMSNNFGLGAAGAEYIAKRLNGKGQVALVSLPSNESWDQRTLGAKSVFVRFPDIKVVSEIAFALGGTTTPRQVVDNILTANPELNAIWCAWDGAASEGTLAIRAAGRKVFITGIDGGRQSFEYIKAGSPFAMTMAQSFYEMAYMNAFYAHEVVAGRKAPRFVITPSYAVTEDSLKPLKDIPDNYDQPGEAIKLGWARAL; encoded by the coding sequence ATGTCTGACTTTGAGGAAACCAGGGATCGCGGCCGGTTTATGGGCGATCTGAAACTGAGCCGTCGTGGCGTGTTGAGCGCCGGTGCGGCACTCACCGTGGCCGCCGCCCTGAGCAGGCCACGGCTAGCCGGTGCAGAAGACCTGAAATTCTGCGCCTCGCTGGGCTGGACCGTCTGGGAATCCGGTCGCCATATCGTCAATGGCTATAAGGATGCCGTCTCGCGTCTGGGCGGAACCTTGACTATCGCCGATGCCAATTACGACATCAAGAAACAAGCCGATCAAATCGCCTCCTTCGTGGCGTCCAAGCCAGCGGCCATCTTCATAACACCAGCCGATGCCGCCGCGATCTCGCCTGCCGTACAGGCTGCGGTTGCCTCCGGCATTCCGATTTTCTGTGGTGACAGCTATGTGCCCAACACCACGGTAACATCCACGGCCATGTCGAATAATTTCGGCCTCGGGGCCGCTGGCGCGGAATATATTGCCAAACGGCTGAACGGCAAAGGACAGGTCGCGCTCGTCAGCCTGCCTTCCAACGAATCCTGGGACCAGCGCACCTTGGGCGCAAAATCGGTCTTCGTCCGCTTTCCGGATATCAAGGTCGTTTCAGAAATCGCCTTTGCCTTGGGCGGTACGACAACGCCCCGTCAGGTGGTGGACAATATCCTGACGGCCAATCCTGAATTAAATGCCATCTGGTGTGCCTGGGATGGCGCAGCCTCCGAAGGCACACTCGCCATTCGCGCCGCAGGCCGCAAGGTGTTCATCACCGGTATCGATGGTGGCCGCCAATCCTTTGAATATATCAAGGCCGGTTCGCCCTTTGCCATGACCATGGCCCAGAGCTTCTACGAAATGGCCTATATGAATGCCTTTTATGCCCATGAGGTCGTCGCAGGCCGCAAGGCACCACGCTTCGTCATCACCCCGTCCTATGCGGTGACCGAGGACAGTCTGAAGCCCCTCAAGGACATTCCCGACAATTACGACCAACCGGGCGAAGCCATCAAGCTTGGCTGGGCGCGCGCGCTTTAA
- a CDS encoding sugar ABC transporter ATP-binding protein, translating to MTAILDMKGIEKRFGVVKALDNVDFSLDAGEIHALLGINGAGKSTLIKILSGVYSKDAGTIVIAGETVELGSPATAIACGIASVQQHPELVDDFTGVENIFLGQESNKAGLGRRIDRKALKTEAALLLKRFPIDVDLDRRVGEMPAVDREIVAILHALRREDIRILILDEPTSTLTEREKTSLFQLMRHLKAAGIAIIYITHRLEEVFEIGDRFTVFRAGKRVATFTCREARDSNISIPELMLDEKPGNIFPPKAVSAAGEALLEVEGLERPGLFSGVSFTLRRGEILGIFGLVGSGADELSKALFGVIRPDAGTIRIKGKPVTLKDPHDALRKGIFLVPGDRRTEGLTLSRNVIFNMTLAHLKKASFLGGLLKFSSSRKVSEQLARRVALHPLTLDRPASAFSGGNQQKIVIAKGLYRDADIYIFVEPTVGVDIGARATLYALMRELSQHAGVLVISSDCDEVHGVADRMIALYKGRPVAVADQRPSRDQLLSAGIMGART from the coding sequence ATGACAGCAATTCTCGACATGAAGGGAATCGAAAAGCGGTTCGGCGTCGTCAAGGCGCTGGACAACGTCGATTTCTCGCTGGACGCGGGCGAAATCCACGCGCTGCTGGGCATCAATGGCGCGGGCAAATCGACCTTGATCAAGATCCTTTCCGGCGTCTATTCCAAGGATGCTGGTACAATCGTCATCGCCGGGGAAACGGTGGAACTTGGCAGCCCGGCAACAGCAATTGCCTGCGGCATCGCGTCTGTGCAGCAACATCCGGAACTGGTCGATGATTTTACCGGGGTGGAAAACATTTTTCTTGGCCAGGAATCGAACAAGGCGGGTCTTGGCCGCCGTATAGATCGCAAAGCTCTGAAGACCGAAGCGGCCTTGCTGCTGAAACGCTTTCCCATCGACGTCGATCTTGACCGGCGTGTCGGAGAAATGCCCGCCGTTGACAGGGAAATTGTCGCCATTCTGCATGCGCTCCGGCGCGAGGATATCCGCATCCTCATTCTCGACGAGCCAACCTCGACACTGACCGAGCGCGAAAAGACCTCCCTGTTCCAATTGATGCGCCATCTGAAGGCGGCAGGCATCGCCATTATCTACATCACCCACCGGTTGGAAGAGGTTTTCGAGATCGGCGACCGCTTCACGGTGTTCCGGGCAGGCAAACGTGTCGCCACCTTCACCTGCCGTGAGGCGCGCGACAGCAATATATCCATCCCCGAACTGATGCTGGATGAAAAGCCGGGCAATATCTTTCCTCCCAAGGCCGTGAGCGCCGCAGGGGAAGCACTTCTGGAAGTCGAAGGTCTTGAACGGCCTGGCCTGTTTTCCGGCGTAAGCTTCACCCTGCGGCGCGGCGAGATCCTCGGTATTTTCGGCCTGGTCGGCTCCGGTGCCGATGAATTGTCAAAGGCGCTGTTCGGCGTCATCCGGCCAGACGCAGGCACGATCCGCATCAAGGGCAAGCCGGTGACGTTGAAAGACCCGCATGACGCCTTACGCAAGGGTATTTTCCTGGTTCCCGGTGATCGCCGCACGGAAGGCCTGACACTGTCACGCAACGTGATTTTCAACATGACGCTGGCCCATTTGAAAAAAGCCTCGTTTTTAGGCGGGCTCCTGAAATTCTCCTCCAGCCGCAAGGTTTCCGAACAATTGGCCCGGCGCGTCGCTCTTCATCCGCTGACGCTGGACCGCCCGGCCAGTGCCTTTTCCGGCGGAAACCAGCAGAAGATCGTGATCGCCAAGGGCCTCTACCGCGATGCTGACATCTATATTTTCGTCGAGCCGACGGTGGGCGTCGATATCGGCGCAAGAGCAACGCTCTATGCGCTGATGCGGGAATTGTCGCAGCATGCGGGCGTGCTGGTGATTTCATCTGACTGCGACGAAGTGCATGGCGTCGCCGACCGGATGATCGCCCTTTACAAGGGCCGCCCCGTCGCCGTCGCCGACCAACGCCCCAGCCGCGATCAGCTTCTGTCTGCCGGAATCATGGGAGCACGTACATGA
- a CDS encoding ABC transporter permease, with the protein MIASFKSSPLALRLSAFLILLCVIAAVFQSFAPTYLSENNLHALLRHMSVNGLTAIGLTFVIVVRHFDLSFPGVASLGAMTLGWLLANDYSLSASVLGGIGVGLMAGLINGTVISYLRLPDIVTTIATGGVAVGLSYFYSNGTSISENFFMSGILDLNDSKFLALDMPVVILLATAIVAFVILHCTRFGRAFYATGENRRSAVFSGIRVKTYILGAFGICGALSCLAITLLVASSGAANVTAGNQLMMPAFAAVYLGAALFGSPSISATLAGALLMSAMLNGFTLLAIPYYYSDAIVSTVLILAIGIFDPKLTTLLGDIFGRKTASKDGR; encoded by the coding sequence ATGATTGCCTCGTTCAAATCCTCACCACTTGCCTTGCGGCTTTCCGCCTTCCTGATCCTGCTCTGCGTCATCGCTGCGGTCTTCCAGTCTTTTGCTCCCACCTATCTCAGTGAAAACAATCTGCATGCCCTGCTGCGCCATATGTCGGTCAATGGCCTGACGGCGATAGGTCTGACCTTCGTCATCGTCGTTCGCCATTTCGACCTCTCCTTTCCAGGTGTTGCCTCGTTGGGCGCGATGACACTCGGCTGGCTGCTTGCCAATGACTACAGCCTGTCTGCGAGCGTGCTGGGCGGCATCGGCGTCGGGCTGATGGCCGGGTTGATCAACGGCACGGTCATTTCCTATCTGCGCCTGCCCGATATTGTCACCACCATCGCCACCGGCGGCGTGGCAGTCGGATTGTCCTATTTCTACAGCAACGGCACATCGATTTCGGAAAACTTCTTCATGTCGGGCATTCTCGACCTGAACGATTCGAAATTCCTGGCGCTCGACATGCCCGTGGTCATCCTGCTGGCAACGGCGATCGTGGCTTTCGTTATCCTGCACTGCACCCGCTTTGGCAGGGCGTTTTATGCCACTGGCGAAAACCGGCGTTCAGCGGTGTTTTCCGGTATCAGGGTGAAGACCTATATCCTTGGGGCTTTCGGTATTTGCGGCGCGCTGAGCTGTCTTGCCATCACGCTGCTGGTTGCCTCATCGGGGGCGGCCAATGTCACAGCGGGCAACCAACTGATGATGCCAGCCTTTGCCGCCGTTTACCTGGGGGCTGCCCTGTTTGGTTCCCCCTCCATTTCGGCGACGCTTGCCGGAGCGCTCTTGATGTCGGCCATGCTGAACGGCTTCACCCTGCTTGCCATTCCCTACTACTATAGCGACGCCATTGTCAGCACCGTGCTGATCCTTGCCATTGGTATTTTCGATCCGAAGCTCACCACACTGCTTGGCGACATTTTTGGCCGCAAGACAGCGAGCAAAGACGGGAGATAG
- a CDS encoding ABC transporter permease has translation MKNATDITMTTVQSAATPGRLDIQGFFLRYGLFLLLVLLILLFAWLRPSFVSGGNINDMLRSASIAALMFLGLTWIIAAGEIDVSFMSVAALANMVVAALVAAGQGWAVACLAGLLVGLVFGLVNGLLVAIFKLPALVITIATGGLAGSIAAAIGLGTSISLSSTGFVGSLLHVNFGIIPLLTVIVALLYAGAWFIQERLTFGHYLYAMEQNRAAVIEAGVPVNRLLLMLYVLSGLVSALAGILLTADLSSGQPYIGSSYFIDGLTSVLLGGMALKYGKPNVIGTVTAVLLLATLLSGAALLGWTDAQRQIVRGLLLLCGVATVVWARRKTRAHI, from the coding sequence ATGAAAAACGCAACGGATATCACCATGACGACTGTGCAAAGCGCGGCAACTCCTGGCCGTTTAGACATTCAGGGATTTTTCCTGCGCTACGGACTGTTCCTTCTCTTAGTATTGCTCATCCTGCTATTTGCTTGGCTGCGGCCAAGCTTCGTCAGTGGTGGTAACATCAATGACATGCTGCGCTCGGCCAGCATCGCAGCACTGATGTTTTTGGGGCTGACCTGGATCATTGCGGCAGGTGAAATCGATGTCAGCTTCATGTCCGTTGCAGCGCTTGCCAATATGGTCGTGGCAGCGCTGGTTGCGGCAGGCCAAGGCTGGGCGGTGGCCTGTCTTGCGGGCCTGTTGGTTGGTCTTGTCTTTGGTCTCGTAAACGGATTGCTTGTAGCGATCTTCAAGCTTCCGGCCCTTGTCATCACCATTGCCACGGGCGGGCTGGCCGGATCGATTGCCGCCGCCATCGGGCTTGGCACATCGATTTCCCTCTCATCCACCGGCTTTGTCGGCTCTCTCCTGCATGTCAATTTCGGCATCATACCGCTGCTGACGGTGATCGTCGCGCTTCTCTATGCCGGTGCCTGGTTTATCCAGGAAAGGCTGACCTTCGGCCATTATCTCTATGCCATGGAACAGAACCGCGCCGCCGTGATCGAAGCGGGCGTGCCAGTCAACCGGTTATTGCTGATGCTCTATGTGCTGTCTGGCCTTGTGTCGGCGCTGGCGGGTATCCTGCTGACAGCCGATCTCTCGTCCGGCCAGCCCTATATCGGCAGTTCCTATTTCATTGACGGCCTGACCTCGGTTCTGCTGGGAGGCATGGCGCTGAAATACGGCAAACCCAATGTCATCGGCACCGTCACCGCCGTTCTCCTACTGGCCACGCTTTTAAGCGGTGCCGCCCTACTCGGCTGGACGGATGCGCAACGCCAGATCGTGCGCGGCCTGCTCCTGCTATGCGGTGTCGCCACGGTTGTCTGGGCAAGGCGCAAGACACGCGCCCACATTTAA
- a CDS encoding aldo/keto reductase: protein MKATEKRPIGKTGLTVTALGVGTAPLGGLYAAVSKDDATAMLDHAWEAGIRYFDTAPMYGNGRSEHLVGALLREKNPEQRDWTISTKVGRLMTTERAGRKLPPAPPKNPLDPGWWNGLDFREVFDYSYDGIMRSFDDSQQRLGFPNPDILYVHDIGRVTHADLHEHHWSTLTKGGGFRALTELRDAGDIKGFGLGVNEWQIIRDALEEADLDCSMLAGRYTLLDQDAEQQFLPIAQKRGMALVVAGVFNSGILASTTGRRKFNYADAPQEIIDKAERLRAICDSFAVPLPAAAIQFPLRHPAATCVVIGAKTAEQISTNIGWFEQDIPEDLWAQLRAEGLINS from the coding sequence ATGAAAGCGACTGAGAAACGCCCCATCGGCAAGACCGGCCTGACTGTCACTGCGCTTGGCGTCGGCACGGCCCCTCTTGGCGGACTATATGCAGCGGTCTCCAAGGACGATGCCACCGCCATGCTGGATCATGCCTGGGAAGCTGGTATCCGCTATTTCGATACCGCCCCCATGTATGGCAATGGCCGTTCCGAACATCTTGTTGGAGCGTTGTTGCGAGAGAAAAATCCCGAGCAACGAGACTGGACGATCAGCACAAAGGTCGGACGCTTGATGACAACGGAGCGCGCAGGCCGAAAGCTTCCCCCCGCCCCGCCGAAAAACCCGCTTGATCCCGGCTGGTGGAACGGCTTGGATTTCCGCGAGGTGTTCGATTACAGCTATGACGGCATCATGCGCAGCTTCGATGACAGCCAGCAGCGCCTAGGCTTTCCAAATCCCGACATTCTCTATGTGCATGACATCGGCAGAGTTACTCATGCCGATTTGCATGAGCATCACTGGTCGACCTTGACCAAGGGCGGCGGCTTCCGGGCATTGACGGAATTGCGCGATGCAGGTGACATCAAAGGCTTCGGCCTTGGCGTCAACGAATGGCAAATCATCCGAGATGCGCTGGAAGAAGCTGACCTCGATTGCTCCATGCTGGCGGGCCGCTATACGTTGCTCGACCAAGACGCGGAACAACAGTTCCTGCCAATCGCCCAAAAGCGCGGCATGGCGCTGGTGGTCGCAGGCGTCTTCAATTCCGGCATTCTTGCCTCCACGACCGGTCGCCGCAAGTTTAACTACGCCGATGCTCCGCAGGAGATTATCGATAAAGCGGAAAGGCTGAGGGCAATCTGCGACAGTTTCGCCGTGCCGCTGCCTGCCGCCGCCATCCAGTTTCCGTTGCGCCATCCGGCTGCGACCTGCGTGGTGATCGGCGCAAAAACCGCAGAGCAGATCTCCACCAATATTGGCTGGTTCGAACAGGACATTCCCGAGGATCTTTGGGCGCAACTGCGCGCCGAAGGCCTTATAAACTCCTAG